Genomic DNA from Paracoccus sp. MBLB3053:
CTCGTCGCGGCTGCCGGAAGAGCGACTGTCATGCGAACGGATGATTAACGCGCTCAGCTTGGCCAATGGTCTGGACCAGCACAAGCGGGGTGCTGATCTCACCGCGGAGAATGTCAAACACTTCACGAGCCTCCGCAGGGAAGCGGCGCAAGCTCGCAGAGAACAGGAGGAAGCCGCGTGCGTCGACGCCTGGCGGGGTTTCAGTCCGTGCGCATGAAGTCATCCTTCAGCGCTTCGATCGCCAGTGCCTCCGGAGTGACGGGATCATTGGGATCGGGATGTCTGATTTCGATGGAATCCGTCTCGGCGATGGCTTTGTTGAACTTGGCAATGATTTCGTCATGCAATTCGGGATCTCTTTCGACCGCCAGTTTGAGCAAGTCGGTCAGGATCGTTTCCAACGCGTTCACGCGCAGTTCGAGACGGCGGGTATCTGACATTTTCGTTCCTCGCGATGTGCCCGGGAAGCTTGCGCGCAATGCAGGACGACTCGCAATTCGAAAGGCATGTCATGACTTTCGGGCTTTCAGGATGCCCGGGGCGGGGGAGTGGTGGGGCGGCACGGCCTGACCGCGAGTAACCCGCTGCGATTCCGTCCGCTTCGGGCGAAGCGAAGGGAAGCGGAATCGTGGAATCCTGCGGCTGGCCCGGCCGAGAGCCGTTCTGCCGACGGCGGGGCAAAAACATCACCGGCCTCCTCCTCCGTTCGGGCCGGTGATCAGGGCGCGGCGCCTCCTCGCATCTTGCCGCCGCGCCCAACCGTTTCGCGAAACCTGGGAGAGCACATGGAACATGTCTTGAATCGATCGAGAGCCAGGCGCGCAGGGAGCGCAGACACTACCGGGGCTTTCCTTTCATCTTCTTTTCAGCTTGCGCAGCAAGTTCCAGAAGACGACGGCCGAGATCTGCCGCTTGAGGTGCGCTTATCGCGAATTGGTAAATCTGATTCTCGGGAACCAGCCCGTCGGCGGTCGACCAGCTTTCGTGAAAGAGGCGGACTATGACGGCAAGGCCCTGGTCACCTTCTCCAAGGGCGTTGGAAAAGCTGTCCACCGAAATGGCCACCGGGCTCTCGTCGTGGACATCGACGATCAATCCATTTCGCACCGTAAACACGCGGCACTCCAATATCTTACAAAGTTTCGCTCTGCGATCAGACAGGGCCGGATCACCAGGAAATGCGAGGTCGGCAATGAATATTCAGCGTAATTGTGACATTTCGGCCTTGCCAGTCGGAGGACTGGCATCGGTCCGCGCCAGGTTCGGGATGATGGCCCTAGGGTATGGGGCAAAGGCCGATCTGGTCAACCCTGACGCGATAGACCGTGTCGGAGCTCTCGTCTTCCAGACCTTCGGCGCGGGTCATGAGCTGACGCGCGAAATGGATCACTTCATCGACACGGTGATGTCCGCGGCTGGCCGTCCAGAAGTTTGGAGCGAGGCCGGCGACCGCCTGCTGCGCGCGGTCGAACGCACGACCTGGTCGGGAGCAGAGAAGCGGGCGGATCTCGATGGCTGAGCGGCAGAGGCTTTCGCCCCATGATCATGCCCTGATCCATGCGCTTGCACTTTTGTCGCGGCCCGAGCTGAGGGACCGCAGCAAGATCGGCATGATCGTCGGGATGATCCAGGACGTCTTGCCCCGGGTGTCGCGCCAGGTCGAACGCCTCCGCCCGCTGATCGTGCTGGCCGAACAGTTTGCCAGCCAGAAGCAGGGCCCGCTGGGCGATTTCGGCGGCCTGCATGACCGGGCCCGGAGCATCATGAACGACTGGGACGGTCGGCGTCTCGCGGATGCCTGGGACGTGGTCACCGGGAAGGCGGAATGATGGACAGGATATCCCATCCCGATCTTAGCTCGGTGCAGCGCCTGGTGCTGCGCCATCTCGACAGCCTCGAGGAAGGGTTCGGCCCCGCAGCGGATCTGGTGATCGTCGAAGAGCTTTGCCGCGGCGTCCCGGTCGAGGCGATCGCGAAGCGGATCGGCAGCAGCAGCCATGACGTCGTCGCACGCTGGTACCAGATGCTCTTCCCCGCGATCACCACCGAAATGGGCGTCCTGACGATCGATGGCCGTCGGGATCTGCTGGTTGCCGTGCGCAGAAGGGCAGGCACGGCATGAAGGGCGAAGATCACCGCCTGGAAGAGGCCAAGGCCATGCCGATCGCCGATATCGTCGCACGGCTGGAACTGGCGGGACTGGTTCGGACCGGTGGCGAGCTGGTCGGTCCTTGCCCGCAATGCGGTGGCCGGGATCGCTTCGGGGTGAACCTGCGGACCGGCATGTTCCAGTGCCGCAAGGAATGTGGGCCCAATGCCAAGGGCGATCAGATCGCACTGGTGCAACATGTCATGGGCATGGATTTCCGGGCGGCGCTCGAATGGCTCTGCGGTCCGGCCGAAGGTCTGAGCGATGCCGAGCGCGCCGAACGCCGGCGCAAATCCGAAGCGAACCGGCGCAAGCAGGATGATATCGCCCGCAAGCAGCGCGAAAGCTCGATCAGCTCGGCGCGTGACATCTGGTTCGCGGCGCAGCCCGCCGAGGGCACGGCCGTGCGCGATTACCTGGCGCTGCGGGGCATCGATCCCGATCTCTATCCGCGTCTGCCGCAATGCGTCCGTTTCGATCCGGCCGCGCGCTACACCATTCCGGCCGAACGCCCTGGGCAATGGGAGGTCATTCATACCGGACCGGCGATGATCTGTGCCGTGGTCGATGCGGGAAACCGGGTGACCGCGGTGCATCGGACATGGCTCGATCTTGGCCAACCCAAGGGCAAGCTGATCCTGCCCGACCCGAGAAAGGCGGGCGAAACGCTGCCGGCCAAGAAGGTGCTGGGATCGAAGAAGGGCGGGGCCATCCGGTTCCTGACTCCGAAGGGAAGCGACACCATGATCATGGCCGAGGGGGTCGAGACGACCCTTTCCGCCCTGATCGCGGAAACCGCGCCGCAGGCCACAGCCTATTGGTGCGGGGTCGATCTGGGCAACATGGCCGGCCGCATGCAACGCGGCCCCGGCCTGAAATTCGCGGGACTGCCGGATCTCGACGATGCCGATGCCTGGTTGCCGCCCGAATGGGTGCGCAGGCTCATCTTCGTCCAGGACGGCGACAGCGATCCCAAGCTGACGACCGCAAAACTCAAGGCCGGCCTGCGCCGCGCCATGATCAAGCGACCCGGTTTGCGCGGGTCCATCGTCCATGCCGGGGAGGGCAGGGACCTCAACGATATCCTGATGGGACAGCAATGAAAGATCATGTCGAAGAGAGCGCGCTCGACCAGGTGCGCAACGTCATGGGCCATGCCGAAGATGTCGACCTTCCCGAGGGCTATGCCAGGGAGGATGACGGTGACGTTCCCGAGGATTACGCTCCCCCGCCGCCCCCTCCCGAGGACAGGCTGCCTGACGATGACGAACCCGAGGACCCGGTTTCCCAATCCTCGCGCCAGCCGCTGAACGATATCGGCAATGGTTGTCGTTTCCGCATCCATTTCGGCGAAAACCTCCTTTTCGTCTCACAAGTCGGCTGGTTCGTCTGGGACGGTGCGCGCTGGAAACGG
This window encodes:
- a CDS encoding DUF7146 domain-containing protein: MKGEDHRLEEAKAMPIADIVARLELAGLVRTGGELVGPCPQCGGRDRFGVNLRTGMFQCRKECGPNAKGDQIALVQHVMGMDFRAALEWLCGPAEGLSDAERAERRRKSEANRRKQDDIARKQRESSISSARDIWFAAQPAEGTAVRDYLALRGIDPDLYPRLPQCVRFDPAARYTIPAERPGQWEVIHTGPAMICAVVDAGNRVTAVHRTWLDLGQPKGKLILPDPRKAGETLPAKKVLGSKKGGAIRFLTPKGSDTMIMAEGVETTLSALIAETAPQATAYWCGVDLGNMAGRMQRGPGLKFAGLPDLDDADAWLPPEWVRRLIFVQDGDSDPKLTTAKLKAGLRRAMIKRPGLRGSIVHAGEGRDLNDILMGQQ